In Calonectris borealis chromosome 10, bCalBor7.hap1.2, whole genome shotgun sequence, a single genomic region encodes these proteins:
- the TRNT1 gene encoding CCA tRNA nucleotidyltransferase 1, mitochondrial isoform X1 produces MWAEVLLLPRRAALRLLPPLRLRHRAPGAMKLQSPQFQALFTPGLRSVAELFEKKNYELRIAGGAVRDLLSGMTPQDIDFATTATPAEMKEMFTSAGVRLINNKGEKHGTITARLHEQNFEITTLRIDVVTDGRHAEVEFTTDWEKDAERRDLTVNSMFLGLDGMLYDFFNGYEDLKNNKIRFVGKASERIQEDYLRILRYFRFYGRIAEKPGDHEPSTLQAIKENAKGLAGISGERIWVELKKILLGNHVNHLVRLMYELDIAQYIGLPLAGNLEEFARVTKNIQNLCPKPMTVLTSLFKVKDDVTNLDLRLKISKEEKNLGLFLVKHRQELTKAMGPEPLRPYQDFIMDSREANTNSKICELLKYQGEEHLLREMQQWTAPSFPVSGHDLRKMGVSSGKEIGTALQQLRDEWKKSGYHMDKEELLSCLKKL; encoded by the exons ATGTGGGCTGAGGTGTTGCTTCTGCCCCGCAGGGCCGCGCTGCGGCTGCTCCCGCCGCTCCGGCTGCGGCACCGAGCGCCGGGCGCCATGAAGCTCCAGTCCCCCCAGTTCCAGGCGCTCTTCACGCCGGGGCTCCGCAGCGTGGCAG aaTTGTTTGAGAAGAAGAACTATGAGCTGAGAATAGCAGGAGGTGCTGTGAGGGATTTACTAAGTGGAATGACACCACAAGATATAGATTTTGCCACTACAGCTACACCAGCAGAGATGAAGGAAATGTTCACATCTGCTGGTGTTCGTCTGATCAataacaaaggagaaaaacatggaACCATTACTGCCAGG CTCCATGAACAGAATTTTGAAATTACTACTCTTAGAATAGATGTTGTCACCGATGGACGACATGCAGAGGTGGAATTCACCACTGACTGGGAAAAGGATGCTGAAAGGAGGGATCTGACTGTCAATTCCATGTTTTTAG gtTTGGATGGTATGCTGTATGACTTTTTTAATGGATATGAAGActtgaaaaacaacaaaattagaTTTGTAGGAAAGGCAAGTGAGAGAATACAAGAAGATTATTTACGAATCCTAAGATATTTCAG GTTTTATGGAAGAATCGCAGAGAAACCTGGTGATCATGAACCTAGTACACTGCAAGCAATTAAAGAAAATGCCAAAGGTTTGGCTGGAATATCAGGAGAAAGGATTTGGGTGgaactgaaaaaaattcttcttgGAAACCATGTAAATCATTTGGTTCGACTTATGTATGAGCTGGATATTGCCCAATACATAG GACTACCACTTGCTGGAAATTTAGAGGAATTTGCCAGAGTcactaaaaatattcaaaatctgtGTCCAAAACCGATGACTGTTCTGACATCGTTGTTCAAGGTGAAGGATGATGTCACTAACCTTGATTTGAGGCTGAAaatctcaaaagaagaaaaaaaccttggcCTTTTTTTAGTGAAGCACCGGCAAGAGTTAACCAAAGCCATGGGTCCAGAACCACTTAGACCATATCAAGACTTCATAATGGAT tctaGGGAAGCTAATACAAATTCCAAGATCTGTGAGCTTCTAAAATACCAGGGAGAAGAACATCTTTTAAGAGAAATGCAGCAATGGACTGCTCCTTCTTTTCCTGTTAGTGGCCATGATTTAAGAAAAATGGGTGTGtcttctggaaaagaaattgGAACAGCATTACAGCAGTTAAGGGACGAATGGAAGAAGAGTGGGTACCACATGGATAAAGAAGAACTGTTAAGTTGCTTGAAGAAGTTGTAA
- the TRNT1 gene encoding CCA tRNA nucleotidyltransferase 1, mitochondrial isoform X2, with protein MKLQSPQFQALFTPGLRSVAELFEKKNYELRIAGGAVRDLLSGMTPQDIDFATTATPAEMKEMFTSAGVRLINNKGEKHGTITARLHEQNFEITTLRIDVVTDGRHAEVEFTTDWEKDAERRDLTVNSMFLGLDGMLYDFFNGYEDLKNNKIRFVGKASERIQEDYLRILRYFRFYGRIAEKPGDHEPSTLQAIKENAKGLAGISGERIWVELKKILLGNHVNHLVRLMYELDIAQYIGLPLAGNLEEFARVTKNIQNLCPKPMTVLTSLFKVKDDVTNLDLRLKISKEEKNLGLFLVKHRQELTKAMGPEPLRPYQDFIMDSREANTNSKICELLKYQGEEHLLREMQQWTAPSFPVSGHDLRKMGVSSGKEIGTALQQLRDEWKKSGYHMDKEELLSCLKKL; from the exons ATGAAGCTCCAGTCCCCCCAGTTCCAGGCGCTCTTCACGCCGGGGCTCCGCAGCGTGGCAG aaTTGTTTGAGAAGAAGAACTATGAGCTGAGAATAGCAGGAGGTGCTGTGAGGGATTTACTAAGTGGAATGACACCACAAGATATAGATTTTGCCACTACAGCTACACCAGCAGAGATGAAGGAAATGTTCACATCTGCTGGTGTTCGTCTGATCAataacaaaggagaaaaacatggaACCATTACTGCCAGG CTCCATGAACAGAATTTTGAAATTACTACTCTTAGAATAGATGTTGTCACCGATGGACGACATGCAGAGGTGGAATTCACCACTGACTGGGAAAAGGATGCTGAAAGGAGGGATCTGACTGTCAATTCCATGTTTTTAG gtTTGGATGGTATGCTGTATGACTTTTTTAATGGATATGAAGActtgaaaaacaacaaaattagaTTTGTAGGAAAGGCAAGTGAGAGAATACAAGAAGATTATTTACGAATCCTAAGATATTTCAG GTTTTATGGAAGAATCGCAGAGAAACCTGGTGATCATGAACCTAGTACACTGCAAGCAATTAAAGAAAATGCCAAAGGTTTGGCTGGAATATCAGGAGAAAGGATTTGGGTGgaactgaaaaaaattcttcttgGAAACCATGTAAATCATTTGGTTCGACTTATGTATGAGCTGGATATTGCCCAATACATAG GACTACCACTTGCTGGAAATTTAGAGGAATTTGCCAGAGTcactaaaaatattcaaaatctgtGTCCAAAACCGATGACTGTTCTGACATCGTTGTTCAAGGTGAAGGATGATGTCACTAACCTTGATTTGAGGCTGAAaatctcaaaagaagaaaaaaaccttggcCTTTTTTTAGTGAAGCACCGGCAAGAGTTAACCAAAGCCATGGGTCCAGAACCACTTAGACCATATCAAGACTTCATAATGGAT tctaGGGAAGCTAATACAAATTCCAAGATCTGTGAGCTTCTAAAATACCAGGGAGAAGAACATCTTTTAAGAGAAATGCAGCAATGGACTGCTCCTTCTTTTCCTGTTAGTGGCCATGATTTAAGAAAAATGGGTGTGtcttctggaaaagaaattgGAACAGCATTACAGCAGTTAAGGGACGAATGGAAGAAGAGTGGGTACCACATGGATAAAGAAGAACTGTTAAGTTGCTTGAAGAAGTTGTAA
- the TRNT1 gene encoding CCA tRNA nucleotidyltransferase 1, mitochondrial isoform X3, with amino-acid sequence MWAEVLLLPRRAALRLLPPLRLRHRAPGAMKLQSPQFQALFTPGLRSVAELFEKKNYELRIAGGAVRDLLSGMTPQDIDFATTATPAEMKEMFTSAGVRLINNKGEKHGTITARLHEQNFEITTLRIDVVTDGRHAEVEFTTDWEKDAERRDLTVNSMFLGLDGMLYDFFNGYEDLKNNKIRFVGKASERIQEDYLRILRYFRFYGRIAEKPGDHEPSTLQAIKENAKGLAGISGERIWVELKKILLGNHVNHLVRLMYELDIAQYIGLPLAGNLEEFARVTKNIQNLCPKPMTVLTSLFKVKDDVTNLDLRLKISKEEKNLGLFLVKHRQELTKAMGPEPLRPYQDFIMDETGSGPQETLAF; translated from the exons ATGTGGGCTGAGGTGTTGCTTCTGCCCCGCAGGGCCGCGCTGCGGCTGCTCCCGCCGCTCCGGCTGCGGCACCGAGCGCCGGGCGCCATGAAGCTCCAGTCCCCCCAGTTCCAGGCGCTCTTCACGCCGGGGCTCCGCAGCGTGGCAG aaTTGTTTGAGAAGAAGAACTATGAGCTGAGAATAGCAGGAGGTGCTGTGAGGGATTTACTAAGTGGAATGACACCACAAGATATAGATTTTGCCACTACAGCTACACCAGCAGAGATGAAGGAAATGTTCACATCTGCTGGTGTTCGTCTGATCAataacaaaggagaaaaacatggaACCATTACTGCCAGG CTCCATGAACAGAATTTTGAAATTACTACTCTTAGAATAGATGTTGTCACCGATGGACGACATGCAGAGGTGGAATTCACCACTGACTGGGAAAAGGATGCTGAAAGGAGGGATCTGACTGTCAATTCCATGTTTTTAG gtTTGGATGGTATGCTGTATGACTTTTTTAATGGATATGAAGActtgaaaaacaacaaaattagaTTTGTAGGAAAGGCAAGTGAGAGAATACAAGAAGATTATTTACGAATCCTAAGATATTTCAG GTTTTATGGAAGAATCGCAGAGAAACCTGGTGATCATGAACCTAGTACACTGCAAGCAATTAAAGAAAATGCCAAAGGTTTGGCTGGAATATCAGGAGAAAGGATTTGGGTGgaactgaaaaaaattcttcttgGAAACCATGTAAATCATTTGGTTCGACTTATGTATGAGCTGGATATTGCCCAATACATAG GACTACCACTTGCTGGAAATTTAGAGGAATTTGCCAGAGTcactaaaaatattcaaaatctgtGTCCAAAACCGATGACTGTTCTGACATCGTTGTTCAAGGTGAAGGATGATGTCACTAACCTTGATTTGAGGCTGAAaatctcaaaagaagaaaaaaaccttggcCTTTTTTTAGTGAAGCACCGGCAAGAGTTAACCAAAGCCATGGGTCCAGAACCACTTAGACCATATCAAGACTTCATAATGGAT GAGACAGGGTCTGGACCTCAAGAGACTCTagctttttaa
- the IL5RA gene encoding interleukin-5 receptor subunit alpha isoform X1, with amino-acid sequence MTVLIYHLKIMASMMRVFLILLWTMNLVQPNVPQAAGVQVFPPVNFTLTVSALAQVLLHWKPNPNQEQKNYTIRYDVKILSPVPEEYDTKKTHSIRTAALHNGFSAHIRTLLLHNDLQMRSDWVKKKLPPPPGAPETSVTNLSCVTRITISSTVSLHCTWLPGQGAPEDTEYFLFYRYETYTEECQDYIKDKWNRNTECRFSVTHIDPEEVDKLIVIHINGSSQYAVIKPFQQLFNQNAIEKVNVPRNVTVFLEQNDLLATWEKPISPFPKECFEYELYLFNLKSGNKQILKISSNDFRLWIDVTNRYSVQIRANHHICCTRGFWSDWSEIIYVGQNKLENPIAWILAGLCVFTYCAFLLVAIICKINHVWSKLFPPIPTPSNKFRDPFPNDYERARTCTSETETELGSFAEDLYCSALDDSVF; translated from the exons ATGACCGTTCTCATTTACCATCTAAAGATTATGGCCAGCATGATGAGAGTTTTTCTGATCCTCCTTTGGACAATGAACTTGGTTCAGCCAAACGTACCTCAAGCTGCAGGAG TTCAGGTTTTCCCACCTGTTAACTTCACCCTTACAGTCTCTGCATTAGCACAAGTACTTTTACACTGGAAACCAAACCCTAATCAAGAACAAAAAAACTACACTATTAGATATGATGTGAAAATCCTAAGCCCTGTGCCTGAAGAG tatGATACAAAGAAGACTCACAGTATCCGAACAGCTGCACTTCACAACGGTTTCTCCGCACACATTCGGACGTTACTTCTCCATAATGACCTTCAGATGAGAAGTGACTGGGTGAAGAAAAAACTCCCGCCTCCGCCAG GTGCTCCAGAGACATCTGTCACTAATTTGTCCTGTGTTACTCGCATCACCATTTCTAGCACTGTTTCCCTCCATTGCACTTGGCTTCCTGGCCAAGGGGCACCAGAAGATACCGAGTACTTTCTATTCTACAG GTATGAGACGTACACTGAAGAATGTCAAGATTATATCAAAGACAAGTGGAACAGGAATACTGAGTGCAGATTTTCAGTGACTCATATTGATCCTGAAGAAGTCGACAAACTCATTGTAATACACATTAATGGGTCTAGCCAGTATGCTGTAATCAAACCTTTTCAGCAGTTATTTAACCAAAATGCCATTG aGAAAGTGAATGTTCCCAGAAATGTCACTGTATTCTTAGAGCAAAATGATCTCCTGGCCACATGGGAGAAGCCAATTTCTCCTTTCCCTAAAGAATGTTTTGAATACGAATTGTACCTCTTCAACTTGAAGTCAGGTAACAAGCAG ATATTGAAAATATCCTCAAACGACTTCAGATTATGGATTGACGTTACCAACAGGTATTCTGTACAAATAAGAGCTAATCATCACATATGTTGTACGAGAGGATTTTGGAGTGACTGGAGTGAAATTATTTATGTTG GGCAAAACAAACTGGAGAATCCCATAGCCTGGATTCTTGCTGGCCTTTGTGTGTTCACGTACTGCGCATTCCTGCTTGTTGCTATAATATGCAAAAT AAACCACGTATGGAGTAAACTGTTTCCACCAATTCCAACACCCAGCAACAAATTCAGAGATCCCTTCCCAAATGACTACGag AGAGCACGTACCTGCACCAGCGAGACGGAGACCGAGCTCGGCAGCTTCGCTGAAGATCTCTACTGCAGCGCCCTCGACGACTCCGTCTTCTGA
- the IL5RA gene encoding interleukin-5 receptor subunit alpha isoform X3, producing MTVLIYHLKIMASMMRVFLILLWTMNLVQPNVPQAAGVQVFPPVNFTLTVSALAQVLLHWKPNPNQEQKNYTIRYDVKILSPVPEEYDTKKTHSIRTAALHNGFSAHIRTLLLHNDLQMRSDWVKKKLPPPPGAPETSVTNLSCVTRITISSTVSLHCTWLPGQGAPEDTEYFLFYRYETYTEECQDYIKDKWNRNTECRFSVTHIDPEEVDKLIVIHINGSSQYAVIKPFQQLFNQNAIEKVNVPRNVTVFLEQNDLLATWEKPISPFPKECFEYELYLFNLKSGNKQILKISSNDFRLWIDVTNRYSVQIRANHHICCTRGFWSDWSEIIYVGQNKLENPIAWILAGLCVFTYCAFLLVAIICKIVLQKGTGPF from the exons ATGACCGTTCTCATTTACCATCTAAAGATTATGGCCAGCATGATGAGAGTTTTTCTGATCCTCCTTTGGACAATGAACTTGGTTCAGCCAAACGTACCTCAAGCTGCAGGAG TTCAGGTTTTCCCACCTGTTAACTTCACCCTTACAGTCTCTGCATTAGCACAAGTACTTTTACACTGGAAACCAAACCCTAATCAAGAACAAAAAAACTACACTATTAGATATGATGTGAAAATCCTAAGCCCTGTGCCTGAAGAG tatGATACAAAGAAGACTCACAGTATCCGAACAGCTGCACTTCACAACGGTTTCTCCGCACACATTCGGACGTTACTTCTCCATAATGACCTTCAGATGAGAAGTGACTGGGTGAAGAAAAAACTCCCGCCTCCGCCAG GTGCTCCAGAGACATCTGTCACTAATTTGTCCTGTGTTACTCGCATCACCATTTCTAGCACTGTTTCCCTCCATTGCACTTGGCTTCCTGGCCAAGGGGCACCAGAAGATACCGAGTACTTTCTATTCTACAG GTATGAGACGTACACTGAAGAATGTCAAGATTATATCAAAGACAAGTGGAACAGGAATACTGAGTGCAGATTTTCAGTGACTCATATTGATCCTGAAGAAGTCGACAAACTCATTGTAATACACATTAATGGGTCTAGCCAGTATGCTGTAATCAAACCTTTTCAGCAGTTATTTAACCAAAATGCCATTG aGAAAGTGAATGTTCCCAGAAATGTCACTGTATTCTTAGAGCAAAATGATCTCCTGGCCACATGGGAGAAGCCAATTTCTCCTTTCCCTAAAGAATGTTTTGAATACGAATTGTACCTCTTCAACTTGAAGTCAGGTAACAAGCAG ATATTGAAAATATCCTCAAACGACTTCAGATTATGGATTGACGTTACCAACAGGTATTCTGTACAAATAAGAGCTAATCATCACATATGTTGTACGAGAGGATTTTGGAGTGACTGGAGTGAAATTATTTATGTTG GGCAAAACAAACTGGAGAATCCCATAGCCTGGATTCTTGCTGGCCTTTGTGTGTTCACGTACTGCGCATTCCTGCTTGTTGCTATAATATGCAAAAT TGTCCTGCAAAAAGGAACAGGACCATTCTGA
- the IL5RA gene encoding interleukin-5 receptor subunit alpha isoform X2 yields MTVLIYHLKIMASMMRVFLILLWTMNLVQPNVPQAAGVQVFPPVNFTLTVSALAQVLLHWKPNPNQEQKNYTIRYDVKILSPVPEEYDTKKTHSIRTAALHNGFSAHIRTLLLHNDLQMRSDWVKKKLPPPPGAPETSVTNLSCVTRITISSTVSLHCTWLPGQGAPEDTEYFLFYRYETYTEECQDYIKDKWNRNTECRFSVTHIDPEEVDKLIVIHINGSSQYAVIKPFQQLFNQNAIEKVNVPRNVTVFLEQNDLLATWEKPISPFPKECFEYELYLFNLKSGNKQILKISSNDFRLWIDVTNRYSVQIRANHHICCTRGFWSDWSEIIYVGQNKLENPIAWILAGLCVFTYCAFLLVAIICKILWEKWQISERQTWHSNWRP; encoded by the exons ATGACCGTTCTCATTTACCATCTAAAGATTATGGCCAGCATGATGAGAGTTTTTCTGATCCTCCTTTGGACAATGAACTTGGTTCAGCCAAACGTACCTCAAGCTGCAGGAG TTCAGGTTTTCCCACCTGTTAACTTCACCCTTACAGTCTCTGCATTAGCACAAGTACTTTTACACTGGAAACCAAACCCTAATCAAGAACAAAAAAACTACACTATTAGATATGATGTGAAAATCCTAAGCCCTGTGCCTGAAGAG tatGATACAAAGAAGACTCACAGTATCCGAACAGCTGCACTTCACAACGGTTTCTCCGCACACATTCGGACGTTACTTCTCCATAATGACCTTCAGATGAGAAGTGACTGGGTGAAGAAAAAACTCCCGCCTCCGCCAG GTGCTCCAGAGACATCTGTCACTAATTTGTCCTGTGTTACTCGCATCACCATTTCTAGCACTGTTTCCCTCCATTGCACTTGGCTTCCTGGCCAAGGGGCACCAGAAGATACCGAGTACTTTCTATTCTACAG GTATGAGACGTACACTGAAGAATGTCAAGATTATATCAAAGACAAGTGGAACAGGAATACTGAGTGCAGATTTTCAGTGACTCATATTGATCCTGAAGAAGTCGACAAACTCATTGTAATACACATTAATGGGTCTAGCCAGTATGCTGTAATCAAACCTTTTCAGCAGTTATTTAACCAAAATGCCATTG aGAAAGTGAATGTTCCCAGAAATGTCACTGTATTCTTAGAGCAAAATGATCTCCTGGCCACATGGGAGAAGCCAATTTCTCCTTTCCCTAAAGAATGTTTTGAATACGAATTGTACCTCTTCAACTTGAAGTCAGGTAACAAGCAG ATATTGAAAATATCCTCAAACGACTTCAGATTATGGATTGACGTTACCAACAGGTATTCTGTACAAATAAGAGCTAATCATCACATATGTTGTACGAGAGGATTTTGGAGTGACTGGAGTGAAATTATTTATGTTG GGCAAAACAAACTGGAGAATCCCATAGCCTGGATTCTTGCTGGCCTTTGTGTGTTCACGTACTGCGCATTCCTGCTTGTTGCTATAATATGCAAAAT CCTGTGGGAAAAGTGGCAAATTTCAGAAAGACAGACATGGCACAGTAACTGGAGGCCCTGA